From bacterium, one genomic window encodes:
- a CDS encoding 2OG-Fe(II) oxygenase, which yields MAQNRTIDWDQVEKDLDEKGYAVTAPVLNPEECGKLISLYSDDQRFRSRIVMERFQFGSGEYKYFSNPLPEIVQKLRTNLYSRLAKIATRWKQLLGETTVYPETLKEYLDTCHRKGQTKPTPLMLKYQSGGYNCLHQDLYGEMVFPLQCTIFLTATTGYKGGEFLLVEQRPRAQSRGEATVCEQGEMIIFPVRDRPVRGTRGYYRTNMRHGVSTIRSGERFTLGIIFHDAK from the coding sequence ATGGCACAGAATCGCACGATCGATTGGGATCAGGTTGAAAAGGATCTGGATGAGAAAGGTTACGCTGTAACTGCTCCGGTCCTGAACCCGGAGGAGTGCGGCAAACTGATTTCCCTTTATTCTGACGATCAGCGTTTTCGCAGCCGTATCGTCATGGAGCGGTTCCAGTTCGGATCCGGTGAATACAAATATTTTTCCAATCCGCTCCCGGAGATCGTTCAAAAGTTACGCACAAATCTTTATTCGCGGCTTGCAAAAATCGCGACCCGGTGGAAACAACTACTGGGAGAGACAACGGTTTATCCTGAAACCTTGAAGGAATATCTGGATACCTGTCACAGAAAGGGTCAAACAAAACCGACTCCTTTAATGCTGAAGTATCAGTCCGGTGGCTATAACTGCTTGCATCAGGATTTATACGGCGAGATGGTATTTCCCCTTCAATGCACGATTTTTCTAACGGCCACAACCGGATACAAAGGAGGCGAGTTTCTACTGGTAGAGCAGCGTCCACGCGCGCAGTCCCGCGGAGAAGCGACTGTGTGTGAGCAGGGTGAAATGATCATCTTCCCGGTAAGGGACCGTCCGGTTCGCGGCACTCGCGGATACTATCGCACCAACATGCGTCATGGTGTGAGCACAATTCGGTCAGGAGAACGTTTTACGCTGGGCATCATTTTCCACGATGCAAAGTGA